The Deinococcus detaillensis DNA window CCGTGAATGACCACGCTTTTGTTTTGCAAGGTCTCGCCGCTCTCTTCCAAGATCATGGCGGTGACCAGCGCCGCGCCGCGCCCGCGTGCGCCTTTGGTGCCCAGCGAGCCGCCGAGCGGGATCGGCTTGCCGACGACCATGCCGTTGGCGGTGTTGCCCAGGTTTTCGTTGTAGGTGTCGAGCATCCAGGCCATGATCTGTTCGTTGGTGCCCACGTCGGGAGCCAGCACGTCACTTTGGTGGCCGATCACATCGACGAGTTCCGAAGTGTAGCGGCGGGTCAGACGCTCGGTTTCGCCCGCGCTGAGCGTTTCAGGATCGACGTTGACGCCGCCCTTGGCTCCACCCAGCGGCAAATCCGCCACCGCGTTCTTGAGGGTCATGATGGCGGCCAGCACTTCGCATTCGTGAACGCTCAGGCCCTCGCGGTAGCGCACACCGCCCATCGCCGGGCCGCGCGTGATGCTGTGCACCGTGCGGTAGCCCCGAAAGACTTTGACGCGCCCATCGTCCATTTTGACCGGCAAACTCAGACTGATGGTGCGCTTGGGGAATTTGAAGTACGCCAAACTCTGTTCGTCGGCGGTGGTAAACGGCAAGGCTTGTTCGAGCTGTTCTAGCAAGCCTTGCCAATTGAGTCCTGATGTCGGCACGTCTGGCCCTCCTGAGCGCAGCGTTCGGGGCGTGACACGATCAGCCCCACACTGTCTCTGTCAAAAAATCGGGTGATTCCAAGCTGTCTAGTTGTCTTGCCGCTTGATTCTAGACATCCGCAGCACCGAATGGAACCCCCTGAGCGCGGCAACCCGCACCGCCTGAGGCGAAATTACCGCACCCGCTGGACTTCGTAGGCGGCGTAGGCTTCCAGGCGGTCACGGTCAGGGCTGGGCGGTAAGCGGTGCAGCGCTGCAATGGCCAGCTCGGCGCGGCGCACGATCTCGTCACGGGCACGCTGATAAATACCCTGCGCGGCCACCAGTTCGCGC harbors:
- a CDS encoding Glu/Leu/Phe/Val family dehydrogenase; the protein is MPTSGLNWQGLLEQLEQALPFTTADEQSLAYFKFPKRTISLSLPVKMDDGRVKVFRGYRTVHSITRGPAMGGVRYREGLSVHECEVLAAIMTLKNAVADLPLGGAKGGVNVDPETLSAGETERLTRRYTSELVDVIGHQSDVLAPDVGTNEQIMAWMLDTYNENLGNTANGMVVGKPIPLGGSLGTKGARGRGAALVTAMILEESGETLQNKSVVIHGYGDAGRSAAAYLALQGARIIGVADSGGATYASMGLDLAALDAHREETGSVMGFATALDTEEALALNADVLLLCYDHGTIYAGNAASIRAPLVIEASNRAVLPEAERYLKSQGTVVIPDLIASIGGVITNYLEWVQDASNFFWQEDEIYAALDKRITAAVTDVMAFAKLHGTPDLRTAAYAVALNKLHGAAVLRGVYP